The sequence below is a genomic window from Zygosaccharomyces rouxii strain CBS732 chromosome D complete sequence.
TATCCCAACGCTTACTCAACTCGTctaatttaccatcacGATCGTTGGTCCTCACCAAATAATCGATATTGGCCGCCACTTGACTCAGATTCGAATGCATTTTCTTAGATTGTGACCATCTAtgatcattttcattggcTCTTTCCAATCCCCCAATAACTTCTTCCTCTAAGGTGTTACAAAATTCAGAGGAAGCTCTTAAATCTgctttcaattcatcaacaatgGCAAGCCAAATAGATTCCAAATCCCCTAATGActcaaaattgaaattaccCATCTCTTGTTCAGTAAGAACCTTGGTTTCTAACATCTGActctttaaaattttgttCAAATCCTCGTTATCGTCAATAATTTTCCTCAACTGCTGCGTATAAGATTTCTTCAGATTGGCAATCTCCTTGAAGAATAAGTAGAAATTCTTATTGATTAATTTCGCCTGTGAAAGACGAATCCTTACAGTTTCACTTGCTTCATACGGTCCCTTGGTTGTCAGTATGCTATCAGCATACTTGGTCCTTTCTTGAGACATGACTTAATGGTCCAATAGCTCTAGTATCGATGCTCTGGAAGTGTATAtaatggtggtgatgagatTGGCattgttcttcaatctCCTCAGGATCCCTTGAATAGGAGTGGGGGTCGCATGATACGAACATTAAAATAATCTAAGACACATTAGAGGATTAAATATTCGAAAATAGTATCCATTCAGAATTTCCAGTCATTAGTAAGATTTTACTTCAGTTGAGAAGTGATTGCACGGAAATTTATGGGATCAAATTTGGTTATTGTAGGAATGAGTTATACTAGAATATTGAACACTTTTTTctagaagaaaaattgtaagACGAtataattttgaaaaatagGAATATTCAAAAACAAAATTCGTTGGATTATTCCAATGTATCAGTTTAGTTTTAATTCAGTCCCTAGTGCCCtatgaattttttaatattttaatattttatttcacaatgtaattctttttttttctgcGCGTCAGTGTGTCGCGAATGTGCACATACATAGATATTAAACTTCACCTATTAGAACAAAattattatgattattattagtggTAGTATCAGTACGATTATTGTTTCTAACTGGAAAAGAGTTCTTCGTGGGTATCCTGTAAATAGGATACGTGACTCTTCAGATAATTACACATCCTTTCCCATTCTGGAGTATCCATTCTATCCTTGTAATATACAAATTTAACAGGATTTTCTTTGCAGAGgtatttttccaaaacttcAAAATTGAACATTTCTAAATCAAAGTGTCTAATGACTTCTTTACGTCTGAATCCTCTGAAATGTTTAcccttttcatcaatataGATACTTTTTTCAGCTAATTCTATCGGTTCAAATTTATGATAACTGATATGACCAAAGAGTGACTCAACCTCTTTATCACCAGGCtttaataatttttcataaaattgtttcttAACATCGTAATTTTGTTCGTAAGCAGAAAGCTCAGATTTATGACGACGAACCCAACGAATTGCCTTCTTATAAGCTTCATAGTCTTGTTGAAAGTCCTGTTGGTATAGAGAGATACCATGGAAACCTTCATGATCTgaaaatccatcaaatcTGACATCTGTTTTCACTTGATAATATGGTAGTTTTAGAGCATGAGCTGCCGCGATAAGAGTTTCCttatcaccttcaccagATGTACCTTGCGATAACATTTTGTAATACCATTTACCATGAATATTATAATATGCagataataacaatgaGCGTAAATGATCAACTTTGTTGATAAGCATTTGACCAGATTCGGTAGTTGGATCTGACATTGTACCTTCCAAATCGTGGAATGGAACTTTCTTTAACATTCTCACCTCTGAAGCTTCAGAGGATGGTTCATAACGAGACAGTGGGGAAACATCATCAGCGCCAAATCTAACACGTTTTTTTAGATCCAATGGAATGTTAGCAAGCTTATAAAATGCAGGAGCTGTAAcccttttccaaatatctGGCCATAGAATCAAACCGTGTTTTTTGTATGCAggtgaattgaaaacaTCATCTAAGGGTTTTAATGGTAAGCAATCAGCATCGATATACACCACATTCTTGAAACTTGATAGTAGTAAaccaacaattttattttgatacctttcaattttaacatttttAACCACATCTGGTGGTAACTTCTCTGCCATATAGACACATTTTGCTCCCAATTTTGGTAGTACGACATTACAATAATCTTCGTCACCTTCATCACCTGGCGGTATCATAACTTCAACTGGTAATTTTGATCCTCTATCACGTAAAGTTTCTAACATGGTTAATGAGATCACTGAATATttactaccaccaatagTAACAATACCGCTCTCATTAGGGAATAGCTTGTCAATATCAGATTTGCTAAATTTCCAACTGTTAATTGCTTCTACAAATTTCTCATGCTTGCTAGCCAACATACCCAATCGGTCATCGCTTAGATGGAAACATgcatccaaattttcataactacttttttcaaaatcgGTACTAAATGCACTAATATCACCATCTCTACATTTTTCCTTGTCTCTAACAGAATCCATAATTAGCTGTCCTTCAGGTGTTCCATCTTGGATCGCTTGGAATAATGCACTGTAAAAGTTTCTTCTAAATCCCGCTCCTGAGTCGAAGATCTCCATGGCATAGTTTTGTTGTAAAGAAACGTACAGTAACAAGCATCCAATTGACAATAGTAAAAGCACCAAATACCGCCTTGATGATCTAAAGGTGTATTTCCGGAGATGGTATCTCCCAGAGAGAAATACCCGCTTTAACCCCATGGATAGATTGCTGAACATGGTGAAAAAGGGATAAAACTTTAAAAGCACAACTTTAACCGATTTCCAGTTTTACAGCGGGTAAGAATAGCTTTAGAGTGTACAATACTCTTTTATAAAtgtttgttgttgttggatTGTCGAGGAATGGAAACGGAATTATTTAGATGTTCTGTTTAGAATGTTGcgaaaaaacaaaaaaaaaaaaaaaaaaaggaaggtgaaaaataataaaaaaagcCAATAAcaaaattagaagaaaatCGATGAATGGGAAATGATGCAAAAGAGCTGAATTCAACCCTTGCTTCTTTCTACTTATTGTTCTTCGGTATTTCTGTACAGTATGTCGCATCATTGGCGAATCCTCTTTCCCAATTGATACTGTTTTGCTTGTCTGTATGCAGTATATCAAGACACGAAGACCCGTAGATACGCCAAGTAGCGAAACGCAAGGTAAGGAAGATAacaaattaatttcttggCATCGGGGTTTCGTGGGAGTAATCAGTAACGAAACTACAAGAATTTAGTAGACTGATAgcaataataataataatattaacGGCGGTAGTATTTACTTCAGAGCAGATAAGCCATGAAAATGGTGCATTTTACTCTGTGCGAGTTCGAATCTTAGAATTGGTATAATAGAATGCCGCGAACAGCTGATCATGAAAATCATTGGAATTCGGCAGTTCGATTCTTGTGAGAGGTGTACAATATTTTTTTgtgaaagaaaaatgatttaTCTGCTTATACGAATGTTTACCGGTGGCAAAAGCTATATACAATAATCTTTCAGATTACAAAGGGATTCAAATGCATGGTGAGGACAACAGACATCTAGACCAGAAGACCTAATACTGGTGTCCGTTACATTAGATTTCGTATCGTCGGTAGGAGAGAATTATCCTGATGATTTTGTGATAAAGATTATGCTTACACCAGATACGGTTCGTGATACCGTTTCAGAGTTTCAAAGGACCCCCATTAAGGATGATGTGGAGTTTGGTACTTTGCAGTTAGAAAAGCAGAGATTAGAATCTTTATTGCTTAGGAAAAAGTATTTGCTGAAGAGGTTACAGTTACTGTACCAACATCTCGACAAGACGAGAAACTATCAAGAGTTTGTTGACGTTTTGATGAATAGTAAGACTCTTTTGAGGGAGGTCTTCACTCTAGAGAGCCAGACTAGAAAAATGCATTTGGGAGAAGTTGAAATGGATTGGTCAAGATTTTGTATTGATAGTAATGAATATATCAACCAAAATGATGAACTGATCGCTCTACAGAATGCAGGCTTTCTATAGCGTGTTCTTATGTTATGCCTATTTATGCTTTGCGTTTCTTTATGTGTGTATATCTGTATATAGAAAGGAGTTGTTTAATCTTTAAGGTCTGTCCTTTACAATGCAGTAGTCAAGCAAGGCGATAATG
It includes:
- the MNN5 gene encoding alpha-1,2-mannosyltransferase MNN5 (similar to uniprot|P46982 Saccharomyces cerevisiae YJL186W MNN5 Alpha-1 2-mannosyltransferase responsible for addition of the second alpha-1 2-linked mannose of the branches on the mannan backbone of oligosaccharides localizes to an early Golgi compartment) → MFSNLSMGLKRVFLSGRYHLRKYTFRSSRRYLVLLLLSIGCLLLYVSLQQNYAMEIFDSGAGFRRNFYSALFQAIQDGTPEGQLIMDSVRDKEKCRDGDISAFSTDFEKSSYENLDACFHLSDDRLGMLASKHEKFVEAINSWKFSKSDIDKLFPNESGIVTIGGSKYSVISLTMLETLRDRGSKLPVEVMIPPGDEGDEDYCNVVLPKLGAKCVYMAEKLPPDVVKNVKIERYQNKIVGLLLSSFKNVVYIDADCLPLKPLDDVFNSPAYKKHGLILWPDIWKRVTAPAFYKLANIPLDLKKRVRFGADDVSPLSRYEPSSEASEVRMLKKVPFHDLEGTMSDPTTESGQMLINKVDHLRSLLLSAYYNIHGKWYYKMLSQGTSGEGDKETLIAAAHALKLPYYQVKTDVRFDGFSDHEGFHGISLYQQDFQQDYEAYKKAIRWVRRHKSELSAYEQNYDVKKQFYEKLLKPGDKEVESLFGHISYHKFEPIELAEKSIYIDEKGKHFRGFRRKEVIRHFDLEMFNFEVLEKYLCKENPVKFVYYKDRMDTPEWERMCNYLKSHVSYLQDTHEELFSS
- the AHC2 gene encoding Ahc2p (similar to uniprot|P25649 Saccharomyces cerevisiae YCR082W AHC2 component of the yeast ADA acetyltransferase complex), whose product is MLTPDTVRDTVSEFQRTPIKDDVEFGTLQLEKQRLESLLLRKKYLLKRLQLLYQHLDKTRNYQEFVDVLMNSKTLLREVFTLESQTRKMHLGEVEMDWSRFCIDSNEYINQNDELIALQNAGFL